From a single Microbacterium murale genomic region:
- a CDS encoding ABC transporter ATP-binding protein yields MTEAHTLTAEAVTLAYGDRTVIEGLDLQVAPGKITSIVGANGCGKSTLLRSLARLLSPASGQIVLDGKSVHSRPTKEVARVLGLLPQSPIAPEGIAVADLVGRGRHPHQKVLARWTSHDYEIVADALEATGITDLADRSVDELSGGQRQRVWIAMALAQETDILLLDEPTTFLDVAHQVEVLDLLTDLSVSRGTTIVMVLHDLNLAARYSDELVAMRSGQVHALGAPDDILTHTLVEEVFGMANQITTDPVSGKPMVTPIGRHHVR; encoded by the coding sequence ATGACCGAGGCGCACACACTGACTGCCGAGGCAGTGACCCTCGCCTACGGCGACCGCACGGTCATCGAAGGCCTCGACCTCCAGGTCGCGCCGGGGAAGATCACCTCGATCGTCGGAGCGAACGGATGCGGCAAGTCGACGCTGCTTCGCTCGCTCGCGCGGCTGCTGTCGCCGGCCTCCGGCCAGATCGTCCTGGATGGCAAATCCGTGCATTCGCGGCCCACCAAGGAGGTCGCCCGCGTGCTCGGCCTGCTGCCGCAGTCGCCGATCGCGCCGGAGGGGATCGCAGTGGCAGACCTGGTCGGGCGAGGACGGCATCCGCATCAGAAGGTGCTCGCCCGCTGGACCTCCCACGACTACGAGATCGTCGCCGACGCGCTCGAGGCGACTGGCATCACAGATCTCGCCGACCGCAGCGTCGACGAGCTCTCCGGTGGTCAGCGCCAGCGAGTGTGGATCGCCATGGCGCTCGCGCAGGAGACCGACATCCTGCTGCTCGACGAGCCGACCACGTTCCTCGATGTCGCGCATCAGGTCGAGGTGCTCGATCTGCTCACCGATCTCAGCGTCTCGCGCGGCACGACCATCGTCATGGTGCTGCACGACCTCAACCTCGCCGCGCGCTACTCCGATGAGCTCGTCGCGATGCGCAGCGGTCAGGTGCACGCCCTCGGAGCGCCGGACGACATCCTCACTCACACGCTGGTCGAAGAGGTCTTCGGCATGGCGAACCAGATCACCACCGACCCGGTTTCGGGAAAGCCGATGGTGACACCGATCGGAAGGCATCATGTCCGCTGA
- a CDS encoding siderophore-interacting protein, whose amino-acid sequence MSAETRTRTPYVLARAEVRAVDRVSPNFVRVTFGGIDLDEFGTPGDVYDARIKLVFPPASGILPDLDRDTDDWWGSYLAVPEEERGSMRTYSVRSLDVADAGTEVVVDFVLHLAPGLTGPASLWASAASVGDELWMVGPRRGREDRSGIEYAPGSASSVMLVGDETAAPAIARILEDAPRDLRGLAFIEIPTAEDILPIDAPEGVEVHWLPRGDAAHGLRLIPTVLDCLGDTGHSEIVVQDAEGEEMVWETPIYSGSGEEVSASEDGTDRYFWIAGESGVVTTLRRHLVKDLGIDRSQVAFMGYWRRGVAMRG is encoded by the coding sequence ATGTCCGCTGAGACTCGCACTCGCACTCCCTACGTCCTCGCTCGCGCCGAGGTGCGCGCGGTCGACCGCGTGTCGCCGAACTTCGTGCGCGTCACCTTCGGGGGCATCGACCTCGACGAGTTCGGTACTCCCGGCGACGTCTACGACGCCCGGATCAAGCTGGTCTTCCCGCCGGCCTCCGGCATCCTCCCCGACCTCGACCGAGACACCGACGACTGGTGGGGCTCGTATCTCGCGGTTCCCGAGGAGGAACGCGGATCGATGCGCACCTATTCGGTGCGCTCTCTCGACGTCGCGGATGCCGGCACCGAGGTCGTCGTCGACTTCGTGCTGCACCTCGCGCCGGGTCTCACCGGACCCGCTTCTCTGTGGGCGAGCGCGGCCTCCGTTGGCGATGAGCTCTGGATGGTCGGGCCGCGCCGCGGACGTGAGGACCGCAGCGGCATCGAGTACGCGCCAGGTTCTGCGTCGTCGGTGATGCTGGTCGGCGACGAGACCGCTGCGCCCGCGATCGCCCGCATCCTGGAGGATGCCCCGCGTGATCTGCGTGGGCTCGCATTCATCGAGATTCCGACGGCTGAGGACATCCTGCCGATCGATGCTCCGGAGGGTGTGGAGGTGCACTGGCTGCCGCGCGGTGATGCGGCGCACGGACTGCGGCTGATCCCCACGGTGCTCGACTGCCTCGGCGACACAGGGCATAGCGAGATCGTCGTGCAGGATGCCGAGGGCGAAGAGATGGTCTGGGAGACTCCGATCTACTCCGGCAGCGGCGAAGAGGTCTCCGCTTCAGAGGACGGCACCGACCGGTACTTCTGGATCGCCGGCGAGAGCGGCGTCGTCACGACGCTGCGTCGGCACCTGGTGAAGGACCTCGGCATCGACCGCTCGCAGGTGGCGTTCATGGGGTACTGGCGCCGCGGCGTCGCGATGCGCGGCTGA
- a CDS encoding DUF998 domain-containing protein yields the protein MNQEQRMQQESRAIWATVICFLAGTGIGTAVLWGNPRPIAGDGSVSLPVALVAGVVAAASFVVSTFLNRRGEHASMPRWQTIISASSAVALTIAFAGVTALGVLLASEVLGVGLQGVVLPALGGGIVTGVASAVAGRLTFGAGIGLHTADLAALLFSYLMIGTLFAMLTAADPRWWETNFSQLGIGVGAWVFNGTLVVAGILTATVGAYIGRDLHRILGDAALGRIVWVVVLWTATGVALAGVGLFPQEDIVVLHNIAAVSTLVLFVAAGVLTTTVMPGPPRPLLLTTVGVALLLVIAFVGADSLDLYSITVLEAIVIGLGLLWLTTLVRVLAVLTPDVARPSARESLLHG from the coding sequence ATGAACCAGGAGCAGCGGATGCAACAGGAATCCCGTGCCATCTGGGCCACCGTCATCTGCTTCCTGGCCGGCACCGGCATCGGTACGGCAGTGCTGTGGGGAAATCCGCGACCGATCGCCGGAGACGGATCGGTCAGCCTGCCGGTAGCCCTCGTCGCGGGTGTCGTCGCCGCGGCATCCTTCGTCGTCAGCACGTTCCTGAATCGCAGAGGCGAGCATGCGTCGATGCCGAGGTGGCAGACGATCATCTCCGCATCCTCGGCCGTCGCCCTCACGATCGCGTTCGCCGGCGTGACGGCGCTCGGTGTGCTGCTGGCGAGCGAGGTGCTCGGCGTGGGGTTGCAGGGCGTCGTGCTTCCGGCGCTGGGTGGCGGCATCGTCACCGGAGTCGCCAGCGCCGTCGCCGGCAGGCTGACCTTCGGCGCTGGAATCGGGCTGCACACCGCTGATCTCGCCGCGCTGCTGTTCAGTTACCTGATGATCGGCACGCTGTTCGCGATGCTCACCGCCGCAGACCCGCGGTGGTGGGAGACGAACTTCTCGCAGCTCGGCATCGGGGTCGGTGCCTGGGTTTTCAACGGCACCCTCGTCGTCGCCGGCATCCTGACCGCCACGGTGGGCGCTTACATCGGTCGTGACCTGCACCGGATCCTCGGCGACGCCGCGCTGGGTCGCATCGTCTGGGTGGTCGTGCTGTGGACGGCCACCGGGGTCGCGCTCGCCGGAGTCGGGTTGTTCCCGCAGGAGGACATCGTCGTGCTGCACAACATCGCAGCCGTCTCGACGCTCGTGCTGTTCGTCGCGGCAGGTGTGCTCACGACCACGGTGATGCCAGGACCGCCACGGCCACTGCTGCTGACCACGGTGGGCGTCGCGCTGCTGCTCGTCATCGCGTTCGTGGGGGCCGACAGCCTCGACCTCTACTCGATCACCGTGCTCGAGGCGATCGTGATCGGACTCGGGCTGCTCTGGCTCACGACCCTGGTGCGCGTGCTCGCGGTGCTGACACCGGATGTTGCGCGTCCGTCGGCACGCGAGTCGCTGCTGCATGGGTGA
- a CDS encoding Zn-dependent alcohol dehydrogenase has product MKATLVRELGAGFVSADIDIADPIGREVLVDVKASGLCHTDLTMSRFEMGNPLPGVFGHELAGVVTQIGPGVTELAVGDHVVGCLVQYCGACEKCLSGKVYQCLHPEKTLRAEGDAPRLSENGLPVGQAFGLGGFAQQALVHENQLVKVPDEIPFAQAALLGCGVVTGAGAVLNTANVQAGDTIVVIGAGGVGLNAINGAVIAGATTIIAVDIADDKLLKAREFGATHVVNSKSVDPVAAVMEITGNGADSVFDFVGTKTVAEQGLEMAAPGGGLYLIGVIDPASHIDVHQVGLIGSQKRIQGVYMGSTTAKHDIPMYAKLYLEGRFELDSLLSKEIALDEVNEGYESLKDSNITRVVITSL; this is encoded by the coding sequence ATGAAGGCAACACTCGTCCGCGAGCTCGGCGCAGGATTCGTCAGCGCCGACATCGACATCGCGGATCCCATCGGCCGCGAGGTACTCGTCGACGTGAAGGCCTCCGGCCTGTGCCACACCGACCTCACCATGTCGCGTTTCGAGATGGGCAATCCGCTGCCCGGCGTGTTCGGGCATGAACTCGCAGGCGTCGTCACGCAGATCGGCCCCGGCGTCACGGAGCTCGCGGTCGGCGACCATGTCGTCGGATGTCTCGTGCAGTACTGCGGCGCCTGCGAGAAGTGCCTGTCGGGCAAGGTCTACCAGTGCCTGCACCCGGAGAAGACGCTCCGCGCAGAGGGTGACGCACCCCGGCTGTCGGAGAACGGCCTACCTGTCGGCCAGGCCTTCGGCCTGGGCGGATTCGCCCAGCAGGCGCTTGTGCACGAGAACCAGCTCGTGAAGGTGCCGGACGAGATCCCGTTCGCTCAGGCCGCCCTGCTCGGCTGCGGCGTCGTCACCGGCGCAGGGGCTGTTCTGAACACTGCCAATGTGCAGGCCGGTGACACCATCGTCGTGATCGGCGCAGGTGGTGTGGGTCTCAACGCGATCAACGGCGCCGTCATCGCTGGAGCGACGACGATCATCGCCGTCGACATCGCAGATGACAAGCTCCTCAAGGCGCGCGAGTTCGGCGCGACCCACGTCGTCAACTCCAAGTCCGTCGACCCTGTGGCCGCCGTGATGGAGATCACCGGCAACGGGGCGGATTCGGTGTTCGACTTCGTGGGCACGAAGACCGTCGCAGAGCAGGGGCTCGAGATGGCCGCGCCCGGCGGCGGACTCTACTTGATCGGCGTCATCGATCCCGCGTCGCATATCGACGTGCACCAGGTCGGCCTGATCGGATCGCAGAAGCGCATCCAGGGCGTCTACATGGGATCGACGACCGCGAAGCACGACATCCCCATGTACGCGAAGCTGTACCTCGAAGGTCGATTCGAACTGGATTCGCTGCTGTCGAAGGAGATCGCTCTTGACGAGGTCAACGAGGGCTACGAGTCACTGAAGGACTCGAACATCACCCGGGTGGTCATCACCTCGCTCTGA
- a CDS encoding TetR/AcrR family transcriptional regulator yields the protein MTREDATADLASVRDAIRASTDRRPAATRSRLYEAVRTLATTDAEITVKSVAEAAGISRATFYTHFSGIDDLALHLQELTFHEISQHTSAASSRVDTSLMEQSQRALIAHYGTYRSLYARVFTIATPRGAESRVVEIMRTEILAHIVEGTRPPADLDPTIAATYIAHAAVGLIVDWVLGDVTATQDELAHHLTQLMPAWMHISVPSVPAGDPDGQRPEGENK from the coding sequence ATGACTCGCGAAGACGCGACGGCGGATCTCGCATCCGTCCGCGACGCGATACGCGCGTCCACGGACAGAAGACCCGCCGCCACCAGATCCCGCCTGTATGAGGCGGTACGCACACTGGCCACGACGGACGCCGAGATAACGGTGAAGAGCGTGGCGGAGGCCGCCGGCATCAGCCGCGCGACCTTCTACACCCACTTCTCGGGCATCGACGACCTCGCGCTGCACCTGCAGGAGCTCACTTTCCATGAGATCTCGCAGCACACGAGTGCGGCATCTTCGCGCGTGGACACTTCACTCATGGAGCAGTCGCAGCGCGCCCTGATCGCGCACTACGGCACCTACCGCAGCCTCTACGCTCGCGTCTTCACCATCGCGACGCCGCGCGGCGCCGAATCACGCGTCGTCGAGATCATGCGGACCGAGATCCTCGCGCACATCGTCGAGGGCACTCGCCCACCGGCTGATCTCGACCCCACCATCGCTGCGACGTACATCGCTCACGCAGCGGTCGGGCTCATCGTCGATTGGGTGCTCGGTGATGTGACCGCCACCCAGGACGAGCTGGCGCATCATCTGACCCAGCTCATGCCCGCATGGATGCACATCAGCGTCCCATCAGTGCCCGCCGGAGACCCCGACGGACAACGCCCAGAAGGAGAGAACAAATGA
- the putP gene encoding sodium/proline symporter PutP: protein MSDQVFIFIALGLYFAAMLVIGYLAFRRTADHEDYMLGGRDLPPWVAALSAGASDMSGWLVMGLPGAIYLSGLIEAWIAVGLTIGAYLNWLLVAPRLRAYTQVSRNSITVPSFFENRLRDSTRLLRILAGVVILVFFTLYISSGMVAGGFFFETSFNSDYLLGIALVGGVTLLYTLFGGFLGASFTDVVQGLMMVIALIVIPVAAVIAVGGFGEVGTYIDELAPNHLSLIGGTALTGGVVLTIVSGLAWGLGYFGQPHIIVRFMALRNPGEAKAARRIGMTWMIISLVGAVFSGLIGIAYMAQKGIDLTNPETVVLVMSQTLLHPFVAGLVLAAVLAAIMSTISSQLIVASSALVEDLFKVVKKEPSPKLLVLLGRMTVLGVGIIAALLALVPNDTILGLVSFAWAGFGAAFGPLILLSLFWRKLTNWGALAGMFVGAAGVFVFKAVWPQMYELLPAFVFAMLVAVVVSLLTHRDGSERQNEILQEFSETGTLLTVNGVGRGARIDRMTP from the coding sequence ATGTCCGACCAGGTATTCATCTTCATCGCGCTGGGGCTGTACTTCGCAGCCATGCTCGTCATCGGCTACCTGGCGTTCCGCCGGACAGCCGACCACGAGGACTACATGCTCGGCGGCCGTGATCTTCCGCCTTGGGTCGCGGCGCTCAGCGCCGGAGCATCCGATATGTCCGGCTGGCTGGTGATGGGCTTGCCGGGAGCGATCTATCTCTCCGGACTCATCGAAGCGTGGATCGCCGTCGGCCTCACGATCGGCGCGTACCTGAACTGGCTTCTCGTCGCCCCACGCCTGCGCGCGTACACGCAGGTGTCGCGCAACTCGATCACTGTGCCGAGCTTCTTCGAGAACCGACTGCGCGACTCCACGCGGCTGCTGCGCATCCTCGCCGGCGTCGTGATCCTGGTCTTCTTCACCCTGTACATCTCCAGCGGCATGGTCGCCGGTGGCTTCTTCTTCGAGACCTCCTTCAACTCCGACTATCTGCTCGGCATCGCATTGGTCGGGGGCGTCACCCTGCTGTACACCCTGTTCGGCGGGTTCCTCGGGGCATCGTTCACCGATGTCGTGCAGGGCCTGATGATGGTGATCGCGCTGATCGTCATTCCGGTCGCAGCCGTGATCGCCGTGGGCGGTTTCGGCGAGGTTGGCACGTACATCGACGAGCTCGCTCCGAACCACCTGTCTCTCATCGGAGGGACGGCGTTGACCGGTGGGGTCGTGCTGACCATCGTCTCGGGTCTCGCATGGGGCCTCGGCTACTTCGGTCAGCCGCACATCATCGTGCGGTTCATGGCGCTGCGCAACCCAGGTGAGGCCAAGGCTGCCCGCCGCATCGGCATGACGTGGATGATCATCTCGCTCGTCGGTGCAGTGTTCTCGGGCCTCATCGGCATCGCGTACATGGCGCAGAAGGGCATCGACCTCACCAACCCCGAGACCGTCGTGCTGGTGATGTCGCAGACGCTGCTGCACCCGTTCGTCGCCGGGCTCGTGCTCGCTGCCGTGCTCGCTGCGATCATGAGCACGATCTCCAGCCAGCTCATCGTCGCGTCGTCCGCCCTCGTGGAAGACCTCTTCAAGGTCGTCAAGAAGGAGCCGTCGCCGAAGCTGCTGGTGCTGCTCGGGCGAATGACAGTGCTCGGTGTCGGCATCATCGCGGCGCTGCTGGCGCTGGTCCCGAACGACACGATCCTCGGGCTGGTCTCGTTCGCGTGGGCAGGCTTCGGCGCCGCCTTCGGCCCGCTGATCCTGCTCAGCCTGTTCTGGCGCAAGCTCACGAACTGGGGCGCGCTGGCCGGCATGTTCGTCGGGGCTGCCGGTGTCTTCGTGTTCAAAGCCGTCTGGCCTCAGATGTACGAGCTGCTGCCTGCTTTCGTCTTCGCGATGCTCGTGGCGGTGGTCGTGAGCCTGCTCACCCACCGCGACGGCTCCGAGCGGCAGAACGAGATCCTGCAGGAGTTCAGCGAGACCGGCACGCTGCTGACCGTGAACGGCGTCGGCCGCGGTGCGCGTATCGACCGCATGACGCCGTAG
- a CDS encoding alpha/beta fold hydrolase — protein MGYINVGTENSAPIELYYEDQGSGQPVVLIHGYPLDGHSWERQTRELLANGYRVITYDRRGFGQSSKVAAGYDYDTFAADLNTVLETLDLRDVVLVGFSMGTGELARYVSRYGHERVAKLAFLASLEPFLVQRDDNPEGVPQDVFDGIEATAKADRFAWFTDFYKNFYNLDENLGSRISPEAVTGSWNVAISSAPVAAYAVVSAWIEDFRADVEAVRASGKPTLILHGTKDNILPIDATARRFHQAVPEADYVEVEGAPHGLLWTHADEVNAALSEFLGK, from the coding sequence ATGGGGTACATCAACGTCGGCACCGAGAACTCCGCTCCTATCGAGCTCTACTACGAAGACCAGGGCTCCGGTCAGCCGGTCGTCCTCATCCACGGGTATCCGCTCGACGGGCACAGCTGGGAACGACAGACGCGAGAGCTGCTCGCGAACGGCTACCGCGTGATCACCTACGACCGCCGCGGATTCGGCCAGTCCTCCAAGGTCGCCGCCGGATACGACTACGACACGTTCGCCGCCGATCTGAACACGGTGCTCGAGACCCTCGACCTGCGCGATGTCGTTCTCGTCGGCTTCTCGATGGGCACAGGTGAGCTCGCCCGCTACGTCTCGCGCTACGGACACGAGCGGGTCGCGAAGCTCGCCTTCCTGGCGTCGCTCGAGCCGTTCCTCGTCCAGCGCGACGACAACCCTGAAGGCGTGCCGCAGGATGTCTTCGACGGGATCGAAGCAACTGCGAAGGCTGACCGCTTCGCCTGGTTCACCGACTTCTACAAGAACTTCTACAACCTGGATGAGAACCTCGGCAGTCGCATCAGTCCCGAAGCCGTCACCGGCAGTTGGAACGTCGCGATCAGCAGCGCCCCGGTCGCGGCATACGCTGTCGTCTCGGCCTGGATCGAGGACTTCCGCGCCGACGTCGAGGCGGTTCGCGCCAGCGGCAAGCCGACGCTGATCCTGCACGGCACGAAGGACAACATCCTCCCCATCGACGCCACTGCTCGCCGTTTCCACCAGGCGGTCCCTGAGGCCGACTACGTCGAGGTCGAGGGCGCTCCGCACGGGCTGCTCTGGACTCACGCAGACGAGGTCAACGCCGCGCTGAGTGAGTTCCTCGGCAAGTAG
- a CDS encoding TetR/AcrR family transcriptional regulator, producing MYSENSRESILDAAEELYYAKGYAAVGMDELRAAAGVSLKRVYALFPSKNDIIKAVLGRKHDEWESMLTSAVAAAGDDSRARLLAVYDFLQVWFGADDFRGCAFINAFGELGGTIPEVAQIVREHKASFQEYMSRLVADTGASEVLAAQLSILAEGAQSTAAISGDPQVAVQARGAAEVLIGAAVASA from the coding sequence ATGTATTCGGAGAATTCACGAGAGAGCATCCTCGATGCGGCTGAGGAGCTCTACTACGCCAAGGGGTACGCCGCTGTCGGCATGGACGAGCTGCGCGCGGCTGCCGGTGTGTCGCTGAAGCGCGTGTACGCCCTCTTCCCTTCGAAGAACGACATCATCAAGGCTGTTCTCGGACGCAAGCACGACGAGTGGGAGAGCATGCTCACGAGTGCGGTGGCAGCGGCGGGAGATGACTCCCGTGCGCGTCTGCTGGCCGTGTACGACTTCCTGCAGGTGTGGTTCGGCGCGGACGACTTCCGTGGCTGCGCGTTCATCAACGCCTTCGGCGAACTCGGCGGCACGATCCCCGAGGTCGCGCAGATCGTCCGCGAGCACAAGGCGTCGTTCCAGGAGTACATGTCTCGACTCGTCGCCGACACGGGAGCATCTGAGGTCCTCGCCGCGCAGCTTTCCATCCTCGCCGAGGGCGCGCAGAGCACTGCAGCCATCTCCGGCGATCCGCAGGTCGCCGTCCAGGCTCGAGGCGCGGCTGAGGTGCTCATCGGTGCGGCGGTGGCCAGCGCCTGA
- a CDS encoding ATP-binding protein, translated as MTVPTDSTAMVGRDADLAELRRAFDRAAGGEPSAVLIEGEAGIGKTRLLREFLGDVAAYADVHVGRCLDLGTARSAYGPLISILRSIVHRVGVAEARKAVGVGTEALRMLVPELGDGAAQRDLTSPDALRGAVVALIEAAAERAPQVIVVEDVHWTDDSTLGMLSFLLRTLQSGRVLVVITCRSDDVRRGDAVSRFIAETTRARLIERLPLRRLDADATRQLVRLIAGDSLTEAALERLMERVEGVPFFIEEVACCAAGPLPDSLRDMLLVRFDQLDDDARHVVRVASGGEGMLSHSLLAELARLPDERFDDAIRAAVRGGILSVDGDQYAFRHALLREAVHDDLLPGERARLHHAYAEALEERATSLDRCDRSSLAHHWRLAQVPDRALVASVAAMQEAKSRFAFASAARFGELALELWEQVPHAEVIVGLPHVRLMRQLGSLLRNAGEAERALVVAERALAEVDESTEPAEHARLLRDKGLFLANLGLPGVMELFLQALEIVDRAVDDDQLHATLLNGLAGKYMLASMPREAIITATQALEIATRAGDAREISVAHNLRGTCRTYLGQLDDAFADYREAARFAPRSNGGAELRYHVNYSDMLALLGRHREAFEVAEAGVVRARELGVERASGTLMGQNMVEPLLTLGDIDGVKARLSAVPIGRPQVLNDQYVVLTRIRVLAWQGKVDEVERLREEWMPSLRRTGEIERQAWYRIIEDEIALAVARGQWSAALDAVVEMTEDKGFVLLHAYRLLLESGWLVAEVRASGHSTDAAVAAIRRLWAVVPSSVRDDGWATMLDSLLDPSIDALRGAIDASEKQDVPAIMRGVTRLELARMLVASGERGEAQTVLAEAATVATAIGHVPLQESIAAFGRASGVTADGHVKDDLELTARERQVLELVAEGLSNKQIGERLFISAKTASVHVSAILRKLGVATRTEAALVVARR; from the coding sequence GTGACGGTTCCCACGGACAGCACGGCGATGGTGGGTCGCGATGCCGACCTCGCCGAGTTGCGGCGCGCCTTCGATCGTGCCGCCGGGGGTGAGCCTTCGGCGGTGCTGATCGAGGGCGAAGCCGGCATAGGCAAGACACGTCTGCTGCGGGAGTTCCTGGGCGATGTGGCGGCATACGCTGACGTCCATGTCGGTCGCTGCCTCGACCTCGGAACCGCCCGCTCCGCGTACGGCCCGCTCATCAGCATCCTCCGCTCGATCGTCCACCGCGTGGGCGTCGCAGAGGCGCGGAAGGCGGTCGGCGTCGGCACCGAGGCACTGCGCATGCTCGTCCCAGAGCTCGGTGACGGCGCGGCGCAGCGAGACCTCACGAGCCCAGATGCCCTGCGCGGCGCGGTCGTCGCGCTGATCGAGGCGGCAGCCGAACGTGCGCCGCAGGTCATCGTGGTCGAAGACGTGCACTGGACCGACGACTCCACGCTGGGCATGCTCTCCTTCCTGCTGCGCACCCTGCAGTCCGGCCGCGTGCTCGTGGTCATCACCTGCCGCAGCGATGACGTGCGGCGCGGCGACGCCGTGAGCAGATTCATCGCCGAGACCACTCGCGCACGCCTCATCGAACGGCTCCCTCTGCGACGCCTGGACGCAGACGCCACGCGCCAGCTGGTCCGACTGATAGCGGGCGACTCGCTCACCGAGGCCGCGCTGGAACGTCTGATGGAAAGAGTCGAGGGCGTCCCGTTCTTCATCGAAGAGGTCGCGTGCTGCGCGGCCGGGCCGCTTCCCGACTCGCTGCGAGACATGCTGCTCGTGCGATTCGACCAGCTCGACGACGACGCTCGGCACGTCGTGCGTGTCGCGTCGGGTGGCGAAGGGATGCTGTCTCACTCCCTGCTCGCCGAGCTCGCACGCCTTCCGGACGAACGCTTCGATGACGCCATCCGGGCAGCGGTGCGAGGCGGCATCCTCTCCGTCGACGGCGATCAGTACGCCTTCCGGCACGCGCTGCTGCGCGAGGCGGTGCACGACGATCTGCTGCCAGGTGAACGAGCAAGACTGCACCACGCGTACGCCGAAGCTCTCGAGGAACGCGCAACGTCGCTCGACCGATGCGACCGCTCCTCACTCGCCCATCACTGGCGTCTCGCCCAAGTGCCCGACCGCGCGCTGGTCGCCTCGGTCGCCGCGATGCAGGAGGCCAAGTCCCGGTTCGCGTTCGCGAGCGCGGCCCGATTCGGCGAGCTCGCCCTGGAACTGTGGGAGCAGGTCCCGCACGCCGAGGTCATCGTCGGTCTTCCGCACGTGCGGCTGATGCGGCAGCTGGGTTCGCTCTTGCGCAACGCCGGTGAGGCCGAGCGCGCCCTCGTGGTCGCCGAGCGCGCTCTGGCCGAGGTCGATGAGAGCACCGAGCCCGCCGAGCACGCACGACTCCTGCGCGACAAGGGCTTGTTCCTCGCGAACCTGGGACTGCCAGGTGTGATGGAGTTGTTCCTCCAGGCGCTGGAGATCGTCGACCGGGCCGTGGACGACGACCAGCTGCACGCGACGCTGCTCAACGGCCTGGCCGGAAAGTACATGCTCGCATCGATGCCGCGCGAGGCGATCATCACGGCGACCCAAGCGCTCGAGATCGCGACTCGCGCCGGTGACGCGCGCGAGATCTCAGTCGCCCACAACCTCCGCGGCACCTGTCGGACTTACCTCGGGCAGCTCGATGACGCCTTCGCCGACTACCGTGAAGCGGCACGATTCGCCCCTCGCAGCAACGGGGGCGCCGAGCTGCGCTATCACGTCAACTACTCCGACATGCTGGCGCTGCTCGGCAGACACCGTGAGGCGTTCGAGGTGGCCGAAGCCGGGGTCGTGCGAGCGCGGGAACTGGGCGTCGAGCGCGCCTCCGGCACTCTCATGGGGCAGAACATGGTCGAGCCGCTGCTCACGCTCGGCGACATCGACGGTGTGAAGGCGCGCTTGTCGGCGGTGCCGATCGGCAGGCCCCAGGTGCTGAACGATCAGTATGTCGTTCTCACCCGGATCCGCGTCCTCGCTTGGCAGGGCAAGGTGGACGAGGTCGAGCGGCTGCGCGAGGAGTGGATGCCGTCGCTGCGCCGCACCGGCGAGATCGAGCGTCAGGCGTGGTACCGGATCATCGAGGATGAGATCGCTCTCGCCGTGGCCCGCGGGCAGTGGTCCGCGGCTCTGGACGCCGTTGTCGAGATGACCGAGGACAAGGGTTTCGTGCTGCTGCACGCGTATCGGCTGCTGCTCGAGTCGGGCTGGCTCGTCGCCGAGGTACGTGCCTCCGGACATTCGACCGACGCAGCCGTGGCGGCGATTCGTCGGCTCTGGGCCGTGGTTCCATCGTCCGTGCGCGACGACGGCTGGGCGACGATGCTCGACTCGTTGCTCGACCCGTCGATCGACGCGCTGCGTGGGGCGATCGATGCCTCCGAGAAGCAGGATGTCCCCGCGATCATGCGCGGTGTCACCCGCCTCGAATTGGCGCGGATGCTTGTCGCGAGCGGTGAGAGAGGCGAGGCGCAGACTGTGCTGGCGGAGGCCGCGACGGTGGCGACGGCGATCGGTCACGTGCCTCTTCAGGAGAGCATCGCGGCGTTCGGGCGGGCGAGCGGCGTCACTGCAGACGGGCACGTGAAGGATGACCTTGAGCTCACTGCCCGTGAGCGACAGGTGCTGGAGCTCGTGGCCGAGGGGCTCAGCAACAAGCAGATCGGCGAGCGACTCTTCATCAGCGCCAAGACGGCGAGTGTGCATGTGTCGGCGATCCTGCGCAAACTCGGAGTAGCGACGCGTACCGAGGCGGCGTTGGTGGTGGCCCGGCGCTGA